Within the Saccharopolyspora gloriosae genome, the region GGCGGTGAACCGCCCTCGGTCGCCGGACTGGACACCTGGCTCGCGGCGCGCGGCCAGCGCATCGACGACCCGGTCGTCGTCTACGCCTCCGCGAAGGTCGACGCGATGCAGATGAACATGCCGGGCATGAGTGGCGGAATGCACGGTTCCGAACCCGCCGGTCAGTGGGTTCCGCGTGGCACCGTTGTTGCCGTCTCCGGCCCCTTGACCCCCTGAAACTAGGAGAGACCGAATGTCCGTAGTGGACACGATCAGCGAATCGAGACCCCCGCAGCCCGTTCCGGAACAGGCCCCGCCCGCGCGGCCCGGCGTCGTCACCATCGGCATCCTGCTCGCCGTCGTCGTCGGCCTCGCCGTCGCACACGAGGCCGGCTGGAAGCTCGCCGTGCTCTACGTCGTCGGCCTCGCACTCGGGACCGTGCTGTTCCACTCCCGGTTCGGCTTCACCTCGGCGTGGCGGCAGCTCGTCGCCGTCGGGCAAGGCCGGGCGCTGCGCGCGCACATGCTGATGCTCGCCGCGGCCTGCGTGCTGTTCGCGGTGATCCTCGGCGCCGGGCTCGGCCTGTCCGGCGCACCCGAAGGCACCGTGGCGCCCGCCGGCCTCGGCGTGATCCTCGGATCGTTCCTGTTCGGAGTCGGCATGCAGGTCGGCGGATCGTGCGCCTCCGGCACGTTGTTCGCCGTCGGCAGCGGCCAGACCGCGATCCTCTACACGCTGGGCGGGTTCATCGCGGGCTCCGTGCTCAGCGCGTTCCTCGCGCCGTGGATCAGCGCGTTGCAGAAGACCGGTCCGACGGTGTCCTTCGCCGACACCCCGCTGGGATATCCCGGTGCGCTGCTGATCTCCCTGGTGATCATCGGTGCGGTCGTCGCGGGGTCGCTGTTCGTCGAACGCCGGCGCACCCCGCCGCCGATCGACGCACCGCCCACCGCACAAGGTCTGCTGCGGGTGCTGCGCGGCTCCTGGCCGCTGTGGGCCGGGGCGCTGCTGCTGGCCGGGCTGAACGCGCTGACGCTGTTCATCTCCGGTGGGCCGTGGGGCATCACCTCGGCGTTCGGCTTGTGGGGCGCGAAGTTCCTCGGCTGGATCGGCGTCGACATCTCCGGCGCCCCGTTCTGGGTCATCCCGGAGAACGCCGCGAAGCTCGAGGCTTCCGTGCTCGCCGACAAGATCTCGGTGATGGACTTCGGGATCATGATCGGCGCGTTGATCGCCTCCGCTGCGGCGGGAGCGTTCGTCCTGCACCGCCGCATCCCGTGGCGGCTCGCCGTCGGCGCCGTGCTCGGCGGAATCCTGATGGGCATCGGGGCGCGGCTCGCGGGCGGCTGCAACATCGGCGCCTACTTCTCCGGCATCGCCTCGTTCAGCCTGCACGGCTGGCTGTGGGGCGTGCTCGCCATCGCCGGAACCTACGCCGGGCTGTTGCTGCGCCCCTTGTTCGGACTCGGAAACCCGAAACCCACTGACGCGGTCTGCTGACCCGTTTCCGAGCAATTCGCAAGGGGCCGGAGATTTCCCGCCGGTCGGCGGGATGGAAGGAAGAAGGAGAACAGCATGTCAAGGAGTTTCGCCAGGGTGGCGGCCACCGTCGTCACCAGCCTCGCCCTGATCGGACTCGGGGCCGGTGTCGCGCAGGCCGATCCGCCGTCGA harbors:
- a CDS encoding YeeE/YedE family protein gives rise to the protein MSVVDTISESRPPQPVPEQAPPARPGVVTIGILLAVVVGLAVAHEAGWKLAVLYVVGLALGTVLFHSRFGFTSAWRQLVAVGQGRALRAHMLMLAAACVLFAVILGAGLGLSGAPEGTVAPAGLGVILGSFLFGVGMQVGGSCASGTLFAVGSGQTAILYTLGGFIAGSVLSAFLAPWISALQKTGPTVSFADTPLGYPGALLISLVIIGAVVAGSLFVERRRTPPPIDAPPTAQGLLRVLRGSWPLWAGALLLAGLNALTLFISGGPWGITSAFGLWGAKFLGWIGVDISGAPFWVIPENAAKLEASVLADKISVMDFGIMIGALIASAAAGAFVLHRRIPWRLAVGAVLGGILMGIGARLAGGCNIGAYFSGIASFSLHGWLWGVLAIAGTYAGLLLRPLFGLGNPKPTDAVC